The Cellulomonas shaoxiangyii sequence GGCGTACTGCGAGCACGACGGGTAGAAGCGGCACGTCTGCGGGGTCAACGGGGACACCACGTGCTGGTAGAGCCAGAGCAGTCCGAGCAGCGCGCGTGCGGGGAGCCGCACGAGCGCCCGACCGAGGGCAGCAGGAGTCATGGGACGACCGGCCGACCAGCCGGCGCGCGACCGAGGGCGCGTCGCAGGGCGGCGTCGAGGTCCGACCCCAGTGCCGTGAACGTCGCCGACGCGGAAGCGGGCTGCGCCCGGACCACGACCCGCGCGCCGGCGGGGAGCCGGTCGAGCCGCGCTCGCACCAGCTCCCGCAGGCGCCGACGCACCACGTTGCGCACGACGGCGTTGCCGACGGCCCGAGACACGACGAGACCGACCACCGGCGGGCCGGGGTCGGTCGTGGTCGTGAGGTGCACGACGAGCGTCGGTCGCCCCCCACGCGCACCGCGACGCACCGTCTGCTGGAAGTCGGCAGAGCGGCGCATCCGGTGCGCTGCG is a genomic window containing:
- the rnpA gene encoding ribonuclease P protein component encodes the protein MRRSADFQQTVRRGARGGRPTLVVHLTTTTDPGPPVVGLVVSRAVGNAVVRNVVRRRLRELVRARLDRLPAGARVVVRAQPASASATFTALGSDLDAALRRALGRAPAGRPVVP